The nucleotide sequence tatatcaacattccgatttcatttaaattatccaacaaactgcgttatttattttcttgaagaaaaatcataaattaatattaacacattatatGACATAATCAAACAGTAACACATTTACGTCATCCTTATCAAAAACAACAggattaaaattttaaatattgataacgggcttttccaaataaaatatgaacgaagtgagttcgaaaataaaatgaaatatgacgCGGCGTCAAAATAACGACGCAATGACGCTCACTTTAGACTCACACGGGTTAACGTAAATGTAAATTTGTTTAGGTTATAGTTGGAAAAGCATGACATTTGATACATATATGAAACCGGAAAAGAACGTAGATAacgaaaatgaaaaaagtaaaaatcgaaaattttgtcatttgtgctggttttctcatggcgcgattcatatatataatgtgtTAGTCGCTTATTAAAAGTGTTGTGTGAGAAAAAAGTCAGCACCTCCTTAAAGTTTTGATACTATGCAGATATGATAGCAAATGCAAGCAGTAAAGACAACAACACGAGTGATCCACCTGTAGCCATCATTGCCGGTGCAGCAGCAGGGGGCGTGGTACTGATCATACTCATCGTGGTTATTGTGGTCGTTCTTAAAATAAGGTAATTCATGTACCATTAAACTGTAAACGCTTGGTACTTCTGGTGTGCGGAATGTTTTATTCCACAAATACAGATGATAATTAGTTAGAACTTATCTACATGAGTCGAAGCGGTACGTTGTCAAACACACTATATATTCCATGTTTGTAACAATCTTTAAACAaataacttgtattttgttttacttcttAGCTACGTAATTGCTGTCACCTTTTTCGCTATCGATCCGGGGTATATTAAAAGTGTACAATACGCAACTGATTGAAAAGACTTCATGTTACTTTTGCTGAAGAGGTGCAAATAACCGTCATCCCAACCTTACTATAAACTGCATTCTAGATTCGTTTTGTCATCATATGctgttatttcatacaattttaagaaattaacaataacaaatctcggattattttattcatcagcattaaataataatcttgtattttttaaatctacTTAGGCGACCGAAAGATAGAGAATCTCCAGGGAATGTGTACGAAAATAGCGTATTTGATGGAAGAGCGGCTCCTGACACAGCCATAGGTAGTTTACAAATGTTGCTGAAATGTTATTTAGCAAATAATAAGACTattgtaaaaaaggtaaaatcgTTTCAATTTGAaactaattaaaatgtgtttaatcaTAGCACACTTATTGCAgtacaatataatataaagaagtgaaactccagctgctggagccaAATCAAACCTATGTTTTATCCATACTTGTGCCATTAAGGTATGCTATCTTGTAAGGAAACATGGTTATAAGTATTTTTTGTCACTGTCATTACCATTATGCTATATTATATTGATGCATTCTAATAATCGTCCCAAAAGCAATCACAGGAAAAACCTGACGAATctgattattatataattatttatgatttttgaaTCAATGGTTTTTGTATAACTATTATGTTGATAATGCAGCTCTAGCAGACGGACTTCAAACGAGGACGTCAGACTACAGTTACCTGGACAATCAGTCGGATATCTCTCATACATATTCAGCCTTGGCAACTAACGCTGCTGCCATAATACCGGATACGTTACATACATATACAAATCTTGATTCCAATGCTATGGGTGACAAACCAGATGTGTCGAATACACATACTTAACTGGCTGAAAAAGCTGTTTGAATACGGAGAATTTACTCATTGAATATGTCCAGTTAACCCATTCTATAGAACAAGTGACAGGTCAAGAAGGCATGCATTGTCTTAGTTTGTTCTTTCTTTTGCATACCATTTTAATAATATTCTTTGTACTGTTTATATTATTCTTTATTAATAATGcaacaagttataaaaaagtagTGAACCGACCTACATTAGTAATGTGTGGTGTACTAGTGGTGTAGTGGATTGTGAGTCTTGGTAGATCAACTAGATCATTATGCAATATTATTTGGTTATAAACAGACGATGTATACAATATCAAAAATGTcttactttcaaaaataaaaataaatgatacaCAGGATTTGTTGGTTTACATTCTATTCGTTTAAACCCGTATTACTTGTTACCCATTGAAACTCGCCTTATAACGATTTGCTAGTGTTGAGGTTATGTGAGCGATTTTTCTCCAAAGTCTTCAACGATCTTCCGTAGAACGTGTACAATGTCTACCGAATCACTAAGTGTAATGAGATTGAACGTAGCAGATGTGAACGTTAGGGTGTATGATTTATGAGTGTCGTTTATAATTTaccttaaacattaaatatggacGTGAACCGTTTCAGTGAAATCTCTGTATAATGCATGTTTTAGATGTAACCATCATATATGATTAGATGGTCCTCGGCAATTATACGGAAACTGATTCGAAACATATTATATCATCCTTACAAATATAACTTTCATTATATCCTCGAAAACAGAAGATGATTCTCGTCCGTAAATCACAAAATTATGGCattcaattaatacaaataactttATTGGGGACATATCTTATTGTTGTTTATTCTCTCCGGGATAATAATACAAAGTTTTATTTAGGTtcaaatgattatattttattagtaCATCAAGAATACAAACATAACATAGTTGACGTCATATTTGAATTTTCTCTGTTAAAAAGACTGATTTAGATTGAGTAGCGTTTACGTTTAACAGCGTTTACGTTAAACAGAAATTGATTGCTTCCTGACAGATTTTTTTAAGGATAACAACAAACGAATAGCTATTAgcaggtttcttaaaaaaaattatgttatttaatgaCAGGAATTACATTTCTCACAACTTAGCAGTAGAGGAGGTTATCAAACAAATCGTGCCAATTATTGTAAAAGTAGAAAATGTCAGAaattaatcataattatcatcTTGATGTTCACAAGTTCACAACTCTGGTCAGAATAACTAGATATAGGGCATACGGGTCCCTCGGTTTTCATGTAGATCATGCCAACTTATTTTCTCCCGTtttatataacatacatgtactgtTCGTGGGAATTCCAGTGTGCGTTAACCCATGAGGGCTAATACAAAAGTTGTTATTTCGAATCATTCTGAAGAAATAATCCGATGCAATATTCTTATTGGTCATTCAACAGAACTGTTTTATTTGATTATGAACTTACTAGCAACACTTGCATTTTCTAACACCGTCTGGTCTTAAGTCCACTCTTGTGGTCGCCCTTTATTCCAACCTTGTGATTAGTAAAACTGTTTtgttattgaacattttgtattattgtataaCTATTATGAAATGTGTGTGTATAAGTGCAATAATTGAGTCATGcatttcattcatatttcataGTATCGCATGTTgtgttctgtttgtaaaaatattgtagtTATTTTGTTTAGGTCTTTCCGTCATATGGCTATTTTGGTCAACGTCAACAAAAGCATTGAGTTACAATGATatgatgttaaattttatttacacttaattgTACCATGCATATTGCTGGGCAAAGTGTGAAGTTGAGCgatctaaaaccggtttaaacccccaatgttttgcattgaccgttccgaggcggtgatcccagctttattcttatatgtgtttatgttgttttgtattgtgctgttttgtaatGTTTGGGGAATCGGTCacttgcattaaataaaggaccaactaattgtttataataagaattcaatactgcttcgGAAGCTGGAGTTTCTCTTCTTTATTAAGTAAAAAACAGCCATGGAAAATCATGAGCATCCAATACAATGTCTGTAATTACAACAACACTATTTTAATTGTGCAGTTCATTTGTGTTCAACTTGTTGAATTATGTACATTATCGATCAGGGCAACAATTAGTAATAGCTAAACATGTTTTCCCAAGTATTACATATGTGCACATAACTTAGTCATAACATGAAGACAACTTATTTTCTAACGTGAACATTTGATATGATGATCTTATGGATGAAAACGGGAGTATATGAGGTTTATGTGTCTCATtatttaaagcgagactatacgatttttaaatgtgttaaattgtaatatattgataaaaaaaatgttacaataacacaaaataggcaagaaaaattacacattgaagacgaatttcataaaatgcagcaaagacaaataagcgccccgagccgattatGACGAAAATTTTCGTACATATTTCCCTACAgttaccgaagcattcgtctttttattaggatcggggttagtgttcgtgtgtcgtataaatagatatcgttgcagcaattttaaatgaaccgttaaactaaatttagattcacatcgtacatgcatgatatacatgctggcgaattcgactgtacagacattttcgatttcagaattaaatatctggcttatttcgcatttttgacacatgttcttcttaactatgatttttttttattgaactatatgtttaataagtttgtttacacattttatataaattcataaatttttgacaaaatcgtatagtctcgctttaaaatgttaattttgattattgtttaaataaatttaaaatctgATTTGGAAATTTCAAACCATTTTTTTGCAGTCATGTCATTTTGATATTAACATTCACAATTTACATTCCTTTAATCAGGCATTATAAATTTATGCCTATCAGCTATAACAACGGCATTGTAAAGCTTATGTTAAGACAATTTGACCTAAATAAAAACATTTCGTGAATAGCCTTAaggacatttttttattttactaatgTTTCAAACTGCGAAATCATATATAACCATGGTAAAAACAGATGTGTTATATTATATCAGTAAGCttgtatatttttattaacgtTTTTTTTGCAAAGATAATGAAATGTTCCGCTGAATGAGTTTCTTagcaatttaataaattattaatcgTTTTAATTATTATTGCAATCGACTCAATATTTAAAAGACAAATGATATGAAACTTTTAGTTTAAGAAATGCAACTTTGTTTATCGCTAAATTATACATACATTCAAATCAGCCAAACGTTAAAGTGAACAATAACTCTGTTAAAGTTTTACTTTTGAATATAAGGTCTCTACGATAGGTTGGGACGAATTGAATTGTTCTGGTCCAATTCTATAGGTTGGGACGAATTGAATTGTTCTGGTCCAATTCTGAATTCTCCTGAGCCTATCGTTCGTCATATCTTTTTCCCCGTCCGTCTGAAGaaacttaaaatgaaattaaatttcaattgcTGTCCACATTTACATAAATCCGAAAATTATTTACGATATTTTCCCCTTTTTCACACAATATAACAAAATGTGTTATTGTGAAACtctcaaaaattaaaaattcacaagATTGTATCATAAAACTGTGTGTACGGTACATGTTGGAGTATAGGTCTATTATTTCCTCTGTTTATCCGTCCGCCTGTTTGTTCATGTGCAAAAACTGCACAAATATATCAGATTAATCGGAATCCTTctttttatcatacatgtaaacGTATATAAAGGGCAAAATGAAGATCATCCGCGGTGTATAATTTTTCCTCAGATGTCAAAGTCAGGTCACTGTAAATGAAAACGTATTGTAATTACTCCATACGTACATAAACGtttatatataatcaaaattGATATACACACTTTACTGTATGTGTGACTTTATCTGTCCTTCTATCCTTTCCTAGTAATCAGGTGGTCCGTCCATAAAAACTAATATAAGGAATTAAGTTCATAAGATAATTATGATCATTAAGCTGGGTATAAATGATgaaaatattatgcataactatggcaagcggttcgacgcataattccaagaaactaggtttctcatgagaacctaggttctcagaatgagaacctaagttctcagaatgagaacctaggttctcatgagaacctaggttttcaaatgagaacctaggttcttgtgaaaacctaggataccaaacgagaacaaAAGTTCTCAgaaagagaacctaggttctcctgagaacctaggttctcatgagaacctaagttctatgtgtctatgagaacctaggttctcatgaaaaacctagtttctcatgagaacctaggttctcaagcgtaaaccaaggttttcaaatgagaacctaggctctcatgaaaacctaggttctcatgagaaacctggtttcttgggatttaataaaccttggttctcatgagaacctaggttcttgtgagaaacctggtttcttgggatttcttaaattctcatgagaaacctagtttcttgggattatgcgtcgaaccgatTGCCATAttcggtgaccgcctcttgttcatgtttccgtgcatgggtgttcttgaggaattaaattagtaaagtaatcggtcgacatttgTCTGAActcgttaataaaaaattgaactgtttatgaaatacatcttaaattgtaaatattattttgagactaagatcaatcgttacataatacattgttacagcattaaatgagtttcaaatattcagttcccttgttcgggcctcaaacgactgtacgatacagttttgtattttaagtatgtctgtgacctacatgtaggaagcaatcattatggtataaaaaacaagttttatctctattgattatgtgtaataatgtattattcaatcgtaagatatcggcaacactgcaagaaaaactaatgcgctaaagactttgcaaacatatttcaataacttgagatatctgcaaaaataaagttcttaacggcgtgttttcattctgtctagcccgtgtgtaatcatatgtgaaccccattgatcctgcgccctgaataatatgtgtcccgtattccaaacgagcaagtttacgccgtccgacgcgtaattctgaaaacctaggttctctgaaaacctaggttctcagagaacctaggttttcagagaacctaggttctcagagaacctaggttttcaaagaacctagcttctcatgagaacctaggttctatgagaacctatggtttccaaatgaaatccacggatatggcaagcagttcgacgcataatcccaagaaacaaggtttttcatgagaacctaggttatcattCTAGTAATCAGATGGTCCGTCCATAAAAAACTAATATAAGGAATTAAGTTTATATGATCATTAAGCTGGGTATAAATGATGAAAAGATTATGCATAACCATTTATTTCTTCAGAGGTTATATTTCCGGTATCAAAGCCATGTAGAGTATGTGAACAAATATAATTACACACATGTGAATCaagtgaaaataaaatgaaatgttttagTGAAATGTACGTATTAAGAATATATTACTATAGTGTAACTACCATAGCGCAAACCATCCTTGCTTTGCGGTCTTCAAAATCTGGGAATGATACACATACGTCGTTTACTACTggtatacataaatattaaacagATAGCTGTCATACCTGGTGCACATTCTGCGATCAATTAACTGACCACCGGAATATATCTGCTTAATTGAAGTTGACGCTTCCTACATATCTTTTGGATGTATGTTAGCTTCGAGAAGAAACTTGAAATATAAGATCCGTTGTAACAGAGGCGCTTGCAAACTTTCGTGTCCTAATCCATGTGCAAATTGGTATACTATAATTTATAGAAGGCATGCCTTGCAGGTCTTTAAGGACAATATTATGAACATACAACGTGTCCACTGCATAGAAAACCGTGCATTTATAGCACACATTTTTTCTCTTCGAATGTGATGTTTGTGGAAAACTCACTTGTGCCCAACCAACTGATGACTTACAAAATCGATACTGTTTCAAATAAACTACAAACACGTTATTGTCCCTCTTGCAATGTATCACGTACCTTTGACTGTCAAATTTTTGCACACCAACAAAACATTCACAGCCAACCTATCTGGGCATGAATTGAGTACGcaactttaaatattttgaaactaTTTGCTTTGAGACATGCAGCCACAACTGTCCTGATTGTTCATGTTGCAAATACACTTGTACTCATTGGCGAGCATTGGAATGTAATCGCCAAAGAAGATAACAAGTGGGTTTCATTAATGCGGACAATATCAACAGCAGCAGCTCGCGAAACGAATGTTCGCTTGTACTGCAATATACGTGAATGATACATTCGGAAATATGTTTAACTGTATTTTAGTTGTggttttaattatcatttataattaaagaTATGTTAAAGTTTAACATGTACCATTTCTTCGTGGAAGATACCTTAATTACTTTTATTGTTAACATAACGTAGATATTGGTGACGATTTCTTTATATAACTTGTACGTTTCACGCATGAAACATTATTTTACCATTTGCTCTAGtgtaaagtgatttttttctattCAACTTAATAAGCTGACAAAATACGTGTTCAAAATCGACGGAAACGATATATAATCtcgtaatatatttaaatgccgACCACCAGAAAACTGTAAAAATATCTTGTAAAATGGCACGAATCATTTGTTCCAGTGTCGCATACGCATGTTACATTGGTCCATTTAGTGAATGTTAGAAATATTAGATATGACACCTTTATAGAAAACTTTACAATAATGCACATCAACTATATATTGTTTATTCATGATAGACCAAATACTGGTTTTCCAACGGAAAACAAGCGCATCTACAGGCCTAACGGGCAATTGATCTGAACTGATAACCAGTGGGTTCAAACTTAAATCTTAAGTACACAAACGTTACTTTAAAATCTTATAAATGGTATATTGTATTACAAATTGATGAATTCCGACTTAAAACGAGAAACGAGTTATAGAACTTCATATAACGGTATcctgttatttttgtttaaccatGCTTTCCatgaataattgtatttttgttatataaagCTTTCGACCCTAAGCCGCGATATTGTAATGCAAATGCAACTAAGTGATAAGATGttgatatgatgatgatgctaactGAAAAGCAAACAAGGTTTTTATACATGAAAAACATCTGGCCATTTAACTTACAGGTTCAGGTTTGAAAATACAATCGCTTGCCTACAAGCTAGTAACATGGCTCTATCTTGAAACTGGGGAGGCATGTGACACATTCTTGATGGTACTTCTATGTTGAGCAAATGGCCCTATGCACACACAGCATTACATGTCATTTGAACCAAATACGACTAATACAATTGAACGATTTTACAATAAATAGCAAAGCCGACGTTAATGTTATGTTCGATTATTCgactattaaattatttataaaaaaagctcCAGAAGCCAAGCAATCTCGCTGGAACATTTTCCGATTGTTGGTCTATTCTGTCCCATATGATTTCTAAATGTACTACGTTAGATCCACGAATGCCAATGCAACAAACAATCATTtgatttcaacaatatatatatagaatattatgtgagttctGGATAAAGATCAaatttatcatgcgaggcttacgCTTGCGCTAACacggttcgagccgagcatgataatcttgatctttatccaaaactcacataatatacTATTGTTCTATTGTTCCCtcctttttccattaataattatcaaatatcgcattttttgacgattttttcccgttattgaaaaaaaaacagattttccATTTTATAGAAAAACCCTAATccgatctaaaaatagcgatagtataaagctaaagtttatacgatcgttgttatactatcgattttcatctggtaatagaaTAAACCTATTTACCCGATCATGTTCGTGATATTTTTTGACAAGTGGTATGTGTATTATCATAATCAATTGTATGTGATATCAATATACAGCCAGGTGTTATTTGTTGTGGACATTAGTGTTATTACTGTACTTCGATTAACACATGTCCTAACATATTAATCGATGtgaaaagttcaaatgagttataagtGTACGTTTTAAACTTCCGTGTAGTATTCGACCCTCTATATCCGTTTTGGACATAAACCTGTATGCTCTATTGAAACCTATTCACATATTTAGTTGGTGCGTTTAAAACTAGTTTAGGTTTAACAGACAAAATGGTTTATAATATGCTTTTATTCGCATGAGTTATAGAAATACATTAATAAAGTAGACGTTTGGTGTGGTTCGGCAATGTACACGGCGTATGCGTTTCATCTAACATTGTACTAATTTGGTAAACTATATAACAATGCTTAAAAAGAGCGTGTTGTGTTGTGTTCGAAATTCTAGAGACGAACAATGGTGGAAGATATATCTTGTGTTTGTGTTAATCTCAATGAGGAATATTGTGTCTGAAGGTACTGACATACTGTTTGTTGTGatagttttttattattattgttcattGCGCATCATATATTACACGGCATTACACATACTATCATTAGGTTATAAAAATCGGTACAATACTTATAGTTTGTTGTTACCAAATGTAATAAACGAACGACATTAATTACGTTGTATCTATGAAAGAACACATGTCGATGGTTGACAGCATATTGTGTATAAACAGTGATGTTTAATgtctattttacattttatagcGCAGCCTTGTTCAGAGCCATGTCGCACATGTGATACAAACAACACATGCACTAGCTGTGTTAATGGATACTTTCCGTCCAACAATCAATGTGCTCCTTGTGCATACACGGACTGTTTAACGTGTACAGACTCATATGTTTGTACTTCGTGCAAGCCCGGTAAATATGGTGCAACGTGTGTTAATCAATGTGGCCTTAACGGCCTTGGATGTAAAAACGGCACGTGCGATTTCGATGGAAAGTGCTCTTGCATTGATGGATATTATGGCTTACATTGTACGAAAATTTGTTCGAATCATTGCATTGATACATGTGATAAAGGTAATGGGTCATGCCAATGTAAACCAGGATACTTTGGCGAAACATGCCAACAGCATTGTAGCAGGCAATGCTTAGAATGTATACATGATGCACTTACTTGCTCAGCATGCCAATCTGGAAAATACGGCAAACTTTGTGAGTTGCACTGTAAACCTGAGTGTAATAGCACATGTCATATCTCAACCGGTAATTGCCTATCATGTCCTGCCAAGTGTGAAGCATGTGACAGTTCGCTTGAGAAATGCATCGGATGTATATCAGGATATTATGGAGCAAAATGCGAATATAAATGCCCTTCGCAATGTTTAACAAAATGCGATCAATACAACGGTCAATGTCAAGATACGTGTGCTTATCCGTGTGACACGTGCATGAACCGCACGTCTTGCACGCGATGCATAAGAGGTCACTATGGTCAAATTTGCGAACAGAAATGTCCCAATACGTGCGACAACTTAACATGCGACATACATTTAGGAGCATGCCACAAATGTATAAACAATACAGTCTACGGTAATTCTTGCAATGTGTCATGCAGTTCAAACTGTAACAACAACGAATGTTTGCAAGACAGTGGTGCGTGTATCAGTGGTTGCATTTACGATTATTATGGTCTTCTCTGCGATCGAAGATGTCCTGGAATGTGTTTAAGATCTGCAGACAACACAACTGCTGTGTGCGATATAGATGGAAATTGTATCGGTGGCTGTGTAAAAGGATTCGAAGGGAAAAAATGTGGTAATAACACGAATTATTGTTATAGTTCATATAATAGTATTGGTATATTATCGATGGGTTACACATTGCCAATAAAGCTTTAGCATATATATGCATTGAATGTTATATTAAGAAACACCCGCATGTCGGTAAAGGTAAAACTCACTTAAGTTTAATGTACAAACCTTGCATGCTTTTACAAAGTCAGTCtccaaaaatattcaataaaaaataaatatatatacgtcACCTCGACCATGTGTAAATTGCTTGTTTTTTAAGTCATATCAACATTTATAAAGTTAAGTTAAACGCAGATGTGAATGTAAGTGCTCCTGGTGGAGATGACAACAAGAGGAACCAACCTGCTGCCATTGAAGGTGACAATACGAGTAATCCACCTGTAGCT is from Dreissena polymorpha isolate Duluth1 chromosome 14, UMN_Dpol_1.0, whole genome shotgun sequence and encodes:
- the LOC127858914 gene encoding scavenger receptor class F member 2-like; the encoded protein is MNRTSCTRCMRGHYGQICDQKCPKTCDNLTCDKHSGACHKCINYTFYGNSCNVSCSSNCNNNECLQDSGACISGCIYDYSGLLCDLRCPGMCLRSADNTAAVCDVDGNCIGGCVKGFEGNKCDMIANASSKDNNTSDPPVAIIAGAAAGGVVLIILIVVIVVVLKIRRPKDRESPGNVYENSVFDGRAAPDTAIALADGLQTRTSDYSYLDNQSDISHTYSALATNAAAIIPDTLHTYTNLDSNAMGDKPDVSNTHT